The window CCGACGAACGCGACACGCGCGGATTCATTTCGATGACGATCATGCGCCCGTCAGCCGGGTTGATCGCGAACTGCACGTTCGAGCCGCCCGTGTCGACGCCGATCTCGCGCAGCACCGCGAGCGACGCGTTGCGCATGATCTGGTATTCCTTGTCGGTTAAGGTCTGCGCCGGCGCCACGGTGATCGAGTCGCCCGTGTGCACGCCCATGGCGTCCAGGTTTTCGATCGAGCAGATGATGATGCAGTTGTCCGCCTTGTCGCGCACCACTTCCATCTCGTACTCTTTCCAGCCGATGAGGGACTCTTCGATCAGCAGTTCCTTGGTCGGCGACGCTTCCAGGCCGCGCTTGCAGATGGTCTCGAATTCTTCTTCGTTGTAGGCGATGCCGCCGCCGGTGCCGCCCATGGTGAACGATGGGCGGATGATGGTCGGGAAACCCATTTCGCGCTGCACCGCCCACGATTCGTCCATCGAATGGGCCACGCCGGAGCGCGCCGAACCGAGGCCGATCTTGGTCATCGCTTCCTTGAACTTGGAGCGGTCTTCAGCCTTGTCGATGGCTTCCGGCGAGGCGCCGATCAGCTCCACGTTGTACTGTTTGAGCACGCCGTTGTTGTGCAGGTCGAGCGCGCAATTGAGCGCGGTCTGGCCGCCCATGGTCGGCAGGATCGCGTCCGGGCGCTCCTTGGCGATGATGCGCTCGACGACCTTCCAGGTGATCGGCTCGATGTAGGTCACGTCCGCCATTTCCGGGTCGGTCATGATGGTCGCCGGGTTGCTGTTGACGAGGATGACCTTGTAGCCCTCCTCGCGCAGCGCCTTGCACGCCTGGGCGCCGGAATAATCGAACTCGCAAGCCTGGCCGATGATGATCGGGCCGGCGCCAATAATCAGAATACTTTTAATGTCACTACGCTTTGGCATATTAATTTTTCTCCGCGGCTTGCATCAGGCTGATGAAGCGGTCAAACAGGTAAGCTACGTCGTTCGGGCCCGGCGAGGCTTCAGGGTGGCCCTGGAAGCAGAAGGCCGGCTTGTCGGTGCGGGCAAAGCCCTGCAGCGAGCCGTCGAACAACGATACGTGGGTCACGCGGCAGTTGGCCGGCAGGGTTTGCGCGTCGACCGCGAAACCGTGGTTCTGCGAGGTGATCATCACCTTGCGCGAATCGAGATCCTGCACCGGATGGTTGGCGCCATGGTGGCCGAACTTCATCTTGAGCGTGCGCGCGCCGGAAGCGAGCGCCATGATCTGGTGACCCAGGCAGATGCCGAAGGTCGGGATGCCGCGCTCGATCAGCTCGCGGCTGGCCGCGATCGCGTAGTCGCACGGTTCCGGGTCGCCCGGGCCGTTGGCCAGGAAGATGCCGTCCGGGTTCAATGCCAGTGCGTCGGCGGCGCTGGCCTGGGCCGGCAGCACGGTCACTTTGCAGCCACGTTCGGTCAGCATGCGCAGGATGTTGCGCTTGACGCCATAGTCGAAGGCCACAACGTGGAATTTAGGATCGGCGAGCTTGCCGTAGCCAACGCCCAGCTTCCATTCGGTTTCGAGAAACTCGTAGGCGCTAGTGGTCGAGACCACCTTGGCCAGGTCCATGCCGGCCAGGCCAGGGAACGAGCGTGCCAGTTCCAGTGCCTGCACCTGCGACGGCTCGTTGCCCTGCGTGCCGACCAAAATGGCGCCGCCCTGCGCGCCCTTTTCGCGCAACAGGCGCGTCAGCTTGCGGGTATCGATGCCGGAAATGGCGACGATGTTTTCGGCCTTGAGGTAATCGGACAGCGACTGGGTCGAACGGAAGTTCGATGCCAGCAGCGGCAGGTCGCGGATGATCAGCCCTGCGGCGTGGACCTTGCTTGCCTCGACGTCTTCCGGATTGACGCCCGTATTGCCGATGTGCGGATAGGTCAGCGTGACGAGCTGGCGCGAGTAGCTTGGATCGGTCAGGATTTCCTGGTAACCGGTCATGGCCGTGTTGAACACGACTTCCCCGGTGGTATGGCCGGCGGCGCCAATGGAAAAACCTTTAAATATCGTTCCATCGGCGAGGGCCAGGATGGCTGGAACGGCGGGGCCAGAAAAAAATGGCGGCAAGGGCAACTCCTGATAAAGTTACCGTAGCTGCGCCACGTCAGACCGACGACCATGGTTTCCCGGTGCGCTTGCGCTCAGGGGGATGGTGTCATTTTGAATGAGGGATGGTGGGTAGTCGCTACGGTAGGTGTATGAATGGCTAAACCTCCAAATTATAGCGCAACGCGGCCTTCCCGGCAATCGCCGCCGGGCCTGATTACGTCGCTTTTCGCGCTTTTACTGGACACGACCGGCCGTCCTCTATACATTTATTACAGCATCCTCAGGCAAACATTTACCAGGAAATGTGATTATGTCTACGTTTGGAAGAGATACGCCGATGGAGCGCCCCAATCCGGGCGGACGGGCAGCCGTGTTCGTGCCCAGGGTGAACGCGGAAGACGCGGTCAAGGACATGCTCAAGAACGGCTCGGGCATGGTTGGCTTCGGCAACAGCGATGGCTCGGTCACCGTCTACTTCGAGAACAACCGTTTCAACGATTCGTCCCTGCACAAGTGGGAAAGCAAGGTGTGGAAATCGTACGGGAGGATGGTCGAACTGTCGCCCACTGTTAACAAGCTGGTATGCGACGCCAGCAACCTGACGCAGGTCGGTTTCGTCCAGGGTCCGGAAATCGAGGTGCGCGACATGCCGCTGCTGCTCGAATGGCTGGAACGGACCAACGCCGCCGATTCGGCGCCGGAAGGTCCGCTGATCCACTCCTGACCCGGGGGCGCCGGATCGCCGGATCGCCGGATCGCCGGACCGCGCAAACAACAGCGGCACTTACAGACCGAGTTCGCTCAGCCCCGGATGATCGTCCGGGCGGCGCCCGAGCGGCCAGTGGAATTGGCGCTCCCGCTCCCCGATCGGCAGGTCGTTGATACTGGCATGGCGCAGCGCCATCAAGCCTTGCTGGTCGAACTCCCAATTCTCGTTGCCGTATGAACGGAACCAGTTGCCCGCGTCGTCGCGCCACTCGTAGGCAAAACGCACCGCGATGCGGTTGCCGCCGAAGGCCCACAATTCCTTGATCAGCCGGTAGTCGAGCTCGCGCACCCATTTGCGCGTCAGCAGGCCGACGATGGCCTCGCGTCCGGTGACGAATTCGGCGCGGTTGCGCCAGCGGCTGTCGGCGGTGTAGGCCAGCGCCACGCGCGCCGGGTCGCGCGAATTCCAGCCATCTTCGGCCAGGCGCACCTTGCGTGTGGCCGCGTCGTGCGTAAAGGGCGGCAATGGAGGACGGTTTTCAGTAGCGCTCATGGACATTCTCTCGAATCAAAACGACAACATACGCGATTGCCGGCGTGATTACCCGCACCAGGCGGAACCGAAAAACCGGATCAGCACCGTAGCGGACGCCATAGCGGACAGCGCGCGGTCATGCAAGGCGTCGAGGTGTAATCATCAGTAAAAAGTAATCAAAAACAACAATTCATAAATACAGTTCCATTTTGTAATTTAAGTTGACCTATAATATCAAACATGCATGTCCGACTGGCCGCATCCTGGCCGGGGCAACGCGTCAGCAGGCCCACATCACCATGGTGATGCGGGCCTGTTTTCATTTAACCGCTTTAAATAATAGGTCTTCCGTGAACTTACGTCTTTCATCCGCCGCGCTGGTCGCCTGTTTCGCCATCCTCACCGGCTGCATGACGCCGCCACAAACGCCGGTGGCCCTGGCGCCGCAAGCCTTCGTCGCGCCGACCAACAACTACGGCGTCTACATGGCGGCACTGCCGGTGGTCGACACCCAGTTTCCCGGTGCGAATTGCCTGTTGTGCATGGCTGCGGCCTCGGTCATGAACTCGTCCCTGACCAGCCACGTCAAGACGCTGCCTTACGAAGACTTGCCGCAACTGCCGGCCCAGGTTGCTACCATCCTCAAGCAGCGCGGCGCGAACGTCACCATGATCGAGAAACTCGATTTCGCCGCCCTGCCCGACAATGGCAAGGCTGCTCCGGGATTCTCGCGCAAGGACCTGTCCGGCCTGAAAGCCAGCCACAAGATCGACAAGCTGCTGGTGATCGGCCTGACCACGGTTGGCGTCGAGCGCACCTTCGCATCGTACATTCCGACCAGCGACCCGAAAGCGAAGATCGCCGGTGCCGCCTACATCGTCAACCTGGCCGACAATTCGTACGAATGGTACGTGCCGCTGGACGTGCAGAAGGCTGCCGATGGCAAATGGGATGAACCGCCGACCTTCCCGGGCGTGTCGAATGCGTATTTCCAGGTACTGGAAATGACCAAGGACCAGATCGTCAAGCCATTGTCCAATTAAGCCATTCACTTTTCTGAAAGACCAGCCCCGATGATGCGTTTCGCCCGCCGCCTGCCACGTCCCCACCTCGTTTCCGCCTGCCTGGCGCTGTGCGCGGGGGTGGGCCTTTCCATGCCATGGCAGCCGGCGCATGCCACGGACGTGCCGGTCCAGGCCGGCGTAGCCGCAAGCGATGCGACGGCGCAGCGCGTCGGCCTGCGCCTTCCGGCCGCCGACAAGGTGGCGTTTCGTGGGGCGGTCAATTTTGACAAGGCTGGCGTTGCCGGCGGCGGTGCGGTGATGTACCCCGCGCCCGGCCTGGTCGGCCTGCTGGCCGCTGTCGCCACGCACGCCGTCGTGTCGGGCACAATGCGCGACCTTGAAAAGGAACGCATCCGCACCAAGGCGGACCAAGTCCTCGCCCCCTACCAGAGCGTGCTGGATGCCTATACACACCAGGAACTCATGCAAGCCTCGCTGGCGCACATCAAGACTGGCGGCGCCAGGCAGATCATCGCGCAAGCGGCCTCGCCGGCCCCGGGAGACGTCGTGATCGACAGCGTGCCCCTGTTTTACCTGACACAGGACCACCAGGCGCTCATTCTCGACAACGCCATTTCGATCAAAACGGCGGGCCGCGTCACGCCCTACGAGAACATCATCCGCATCGTGTCGCCGGAGCGCGGCGGCCAGGCTGGGCCGGATGTGTGGCTCGGCGACGACGCCGGCATGCTCAAGTGGGAAAGTGCGCGCATGTACGCGCAAGCGCTCGATATTGCGCTGGCGGACATGGGGACGGCCGGCACGGCTGCCTTGCCGTTCAAAACCGTGCGCTACAACGAAGGCGCGAGCGAGCGCATGGAGCGCGCGCAGTTGATCAGCGAAAGCTGCGACTACCTGGTCTTGCGCACCCTGCGCGGCAATCTGATGGCGGTGCCGCGCAAGGCGGAAGCGCAAGCTGGCTGCGGCGCTGCCGCTACGCCTGCCGCGGCGCCTGCCGGCTGAGCGGCAACCCCATTCCACGGTCCGCGCAAACTAGCGCGGACCGGCCTGATCAGGCCAGCGCGGCGATGCCCGCCTTGGCGATCTGCGCATCCTGGTCCGACTTCACGCCCGACACGCCCACGGCGCCGATCACGTGACCGTCGACGATCACCGGCACGCCGCCCTCGAGCATCCCTTCCACGAACGGTACCGTCAGGAACGCCGTGCGGCCGTTATTGATGATGTCTTCGTAGACCTTGCTTTCGCGCCGGCCCAGGGCCGCCGTCTTGGCCTTGGCGGGGGCGATGTGCGAGGACAGGGGCGCAGCGCCGTCCAGACGCTGTAGCGACAGCAGGTGGCCGCCGTCGTCGACGATGGCGATGGTGACCGCCCAGTTGTTGGCGATGGCTTCGGCTTGCGCGGCGGCGGCGATTTTGGTGACGTCGGCGAAGTTCAGGTACGGTTTCGATGGCATGTTGAATCCCAGGTGAATGAATGCGGCAGATTTTACGGCAAGCGCGCGCGTTGCCGATATCGGAACGGCTATAGCGCTTATGACTGCTGGCGCGCCTTGAGCTTGGCTTTGATCTGCGGCATCATCGCCGCGGCGGCCTGCTCTCCCGCCATGATGGCGCGGTTGCGGCCGGCAAAATCGTTGCTGCCCATCTTCGCCAGCGCTGGCGAGATGACGATGTCGGCATCCTTGAGTTCGTAGTGATTGAGGCGCTGGCCCATGATGGCGAAAGTTTGCATCAGCACTTCCAGCGAGCTGACGGCCGCCTGGGCGTCGGTCTGGCTCGAAATATTGACGGCGATAATGAAATCGGCGCCCATTTCGCGCACGAAGCGCACCGGCACCGGCGCCACCAGGCCGCCATCGACATACGAGCGGTCGCCAATGCGCACCGGCTGGAACACGCTAGGCACGGACGAGGACGCGCGCACCGCCTGCCCCGTGTTACCGCGCCGGAACAGGATCGGCTGACCGTTGTTCAGGTCGGTTGCGACGGCGCCGAAGGGGATCTTGAGCTTTTCGATCGGCACGTTCTTGACGGCCTTGTTCACGTAATTCTGCAAGGCTTCACCCTTGAGCACGCCCGACGACTTGCCGAACAGCGGCATGGCCCAGTCCGAAATCTCGGCCTCATCCATTTCCATGGCGGTCTTTTGCAGGGCGAAGCCATCGTTGCCGGCGGCATACATGGCGCCGACCACGCTGCCGGCACTGGTGCCGACCACGATTTCCGGGTAGATACCCTGCGCTTCGAGCGCCTTGATCACGCCGATATGGGCGAAACCGCGGGCAGCGCCGCCACCAAGGGCCAGGCCGATGCGAATCTTCTTGGGCAGCGCGGCGGCCGCCGGTTGCAGCACAGCGGCCGGCTTGGCCGCCGGAGGGGTGGGGTTGCTGCCGCAGCCGGCGAGCAACACGGCGAGGGCGATCAGGGTACGGCGTTTGGTGAACATAGTGGTCGTCAAAGAAGCGAAGACCACGATTGTACCTGCTCCCGGGGACGCGGTAGCGCGCCAAGCTGCGCTGGTGGCACGGATCTAATTGCCAGATGAAAAAAATTTCATCATCGTTTATACCAACAAGGAAAGCCGGCACTGATCAGCAGCGACAGCGACCTCGCCCACGTCAACAACCGGCAAGACAATGCGCGTGCGCCGGAAAACTATCTGCGCGCCCATTTCGGGGTGGTGGAGTTCAGCGTGGAAGGGGTGACGAAGATTTTCGCGGTGGAAGCGAAGTCGACCTGATGGAAATTGCTTGGGGAGAAAGGCAGTCAGCGCGCCGCGATTGCCTTGGGCCGTGCCGCGCACTGCCCAAGGCAACATCAGCGTTCAAACGTTGATTCAGAAGCTGATTGTCTCGCCGGTATTGCCCTTGATCATGCGAACTTCTTCAATGGCGACCGATCCCGCGCCGATAAACGCATTGGCGCTGCCGAGCGACCCGTTGGTGCCGGTCGCGGAAGCACTTGCGGAGGACCGTGCCAGCACCTCGATGGTAGTCACGCCGGAGCTGACACCCGGCGCCACGAAGTTAAAGGCGTTGGCGTTGAGCGTTTTCAAGATCAGCTGCAGCTCCTCCGGGTCGGCGCAAGTCACCGCGCCGGTTGTTAAATCGGCCTTGCAGTTCAGGCCTGAAAACCTTGCCTTGAGCGTCTGCACACGGTCGCAGAACACAATGCCATCGCCAGTCGTGTTGGTGGCATCCTGACCGGTCGAGGGCTGAGCGTAACTGACCGCGCCAGAGGGAGCGGTAATCTTCACTTTCACGCGGACGGTCCCCCGTGCTTCCGCCGTATCGAGGGAACCGTTGGTGCTTTTTACCGTCGTGTCGGTGACGATGCCGCATTGAAGCGATGCATTGATAAACAGGTCTTTCTGATTCGCCGTCTTGAGCTGCTGCTTCAAGATACTCGTCCAGCCGTCGCTGCCATTGCCGGCACAGCCAGTAGCGCTACCGCTACTGCATGGCGGCAAAACGGTGAGCGAAGTGTAAGCGAAGGTCGCTTTGGAAGATGGCAGGGACTGCGCCGAGGCATTCATGCCGCCCAGCCCAGCCAACAGGCCAACGACGATTGACACGGTTTTCAGTTGAATACGCTGTTTGCTTTGCTTATTCATTATCACTCCAATTTTCAAATTAAATTCAAAATGGAATGCATTCGCCAAAATGCATTTCATCAACACTGCCCGTCGAAAACTTTCTTTTCCAGCACAGACAGTTATAGAACTTTATTTCCATTGGATAGAATGAACTTTGATTTCTTATAAGATTTCATACATTGCAATATTTTGCATGAATGAATCATTTGCTGATCTCTACAGCAATGGGCAAGGCGTTCCGGTCAGCGTCAGGCTGCCGGCAGCGACACGATGAAGCTGCTGCCCTTGCCCGCCTCCGACTTGATGGTCAGGTTGCCGCCATGGCGCAGCAGCACGTGCTTGACGATCGCCAGCCCCAGCCCGGTGCCCTGGGTTTCGCGCGAGCGGCTCTTGTCGACCCGGTAAAAGCGTTCGGTCAGGCGCGCGATGTGGATCTGGTCGATGCCGATGCCGGTATCGGTGGCCACGAATTGCGGGCCGTTGGGTCCCATCTGCCAGGCCAGGTGCACGGTCCCGCCGGGCGGCGTGTAGCGCACCGCGTTCGAGGCCAGGTTGCCGAAGGCGCTGCGCAGCTCTTCCGGATTGCCCGAGATGCCCGGCCCGTTGACGCTGGACGTGATCTGATGCTTGCCGCCCGACAGCGCCCTCGCCTCCTGCACGATCTGCTCCATCAGCGCGGCAATGTCGACCGGCTCGCTGCGCAGCGGGTAATCCATCGATTCCAGGCGCGACAGGGTGAGCATGTCCTCGATCAGGCGCTGCATGCGGTGGCCCTGCTCGGTCATCAGTTTCAGGTGCGACATGCGCGTTTCCGCATCGAGGTTCATTTCGCTCGACGCGATTTCGAGGAAGCCGACAATCACCGTCAGCGGCGTGCGCAGCTCGTGCGAGGCGTTGGCGATGAAGTCGCGCCGCATTTCCTCGATGCGCTGGGTCTCGGTGGCGTCGTGCGTGACCAGAATCTGGCGCCGGTTCTCGAAGGGGATGATCTGGCAGATCAGCTTGCGGTCGCGGAAGCTCAGGGTCAGCGGGTTGTCGTAGCGCCCGAGGATGATGTAGTCGATGAAATCCGGATGGCGGATCAGGTTGGTGACGCGCATGCCCTTGTCGCGCTCAAGCGTCAGGCCGAGGTGGCGTTCGGCGGCCGGATTGCACCATTCGAGGAACAGGACGTCGTCCATGATGGCCACGCCGTCGGGCAGCAGGTGCATGGCTTGGCGGAAACGGGCCAGCCATTCTGTCAGTTCGGCCTGGTTGCGTTCGTCGTCGCGGCGCAGGCGGTACAGGCGCGAGAAGATATTGGTCCAGGAACCCCAGCCGTCGGGAAGCTTGGCGGAGTGCGGGTCGTCCAGCCAGTCGCCGAGCTGGTGCAGGTAGGAGAGCTGGATGAAGAGCAGGATGAAGACCGAGAGAAAGGCCACGGCCAGGCCGTAGACCAGGCCGAACAGCCACCAGAACACGCCCGCGCCAAGCAGGATGAAGCACATGCGCAGCAGCGCGGGGATCCAGAACAGCAGTTTGGGATTCATGTTGCGGGGGGGTGTCCTTATTCACGCTACCCCGTCGTTCCCGCGCAGGCGGGAACGACGGGCAAAAGCGACGGGTTACACTACTAACTACTGTTACAACTTCACTTCTCCGACAGCATATACCCCACGCTGCGCACGGTCTTGATCAGCTTTTCCGATTCCTTGAGCGCCTTGCGCAGCCTGAGGACATGCACGTCGACCGTGCGTTCCTCGATCACCACATGGTCGCCCCATACCTTGTCGAGCAACTGGCTGCGCGAGAACACCCGTTCCGGATGCGCGAGCAAAAACTTCAACAGCTTGAACTCGGCATGCCCCATGTCGATCTTCTGGCTGTCGATCGACACCGTGCAGCTGACCGGGTCCAGGGTCACCGGCCCGGCGCTCATGACCGCCTGGTCATGCTCCGGACTCTTGCGGCGCAGCAGCGCCTTGGCGCGCGCCAGCAGCTCGCGCGGCGAAAACGGCTTGGTCACGTAATCGTCGGCGCCATTGTTCAAGCCCGCGATCTTGTCCTCTTCCATGCTCTTGGCCGTCAGCATGATCACCGGAATATCCTGGAAATTGCGGTCCGAACGCATGCGCGACAGCATCCTCAAGCCCGTCTGGTCGGGCAGCATCCAATCGAGCAAAATCAGGTGCGGAATGCGCTGCTGCATGAATTCCCACGCGTCGGCCACATTCTGCACCGAACAGACATTCCAGCCCGCCTCGCGCAGCGAGAACGTGACCAGTTCCACAATCGCCGGCTCGTCTTCTACAATCAATACAGTCGTTTTGTCAGATGCCATTGATATTACGGTAAGGGGTTGTCAGGGATCGAATGCGCCTGTTTGGAGTGCCGGATATCCTTGCCTTCAACGACGTAGATGACATATTCCGCGATGTTCTTGGCATGGTCGCCAATGCGCTCGATGGCCTTGGCCACCCACAAGGTGTCCAGCGCCGACGAAATCGTGCGCGGGTCTTCCATCATGAAGGTAATCAGGTTGCGCATGATCGAGCGGAATTCATGGTCGATCACCGCATCCTGGGCGATCAGCTGCAAGGCTTGCTTGCCGTCGAGGCGCGCAAAGGCGTCCAGCGCGTCGTGCAGCATGTCGGACGTGGCGGTGGCGATCGTGCGCACCATTTCATAATGGTTCACGCCGACGGCGCCGCGCCCGTGCAGATTCTTGGAGGTGCGCGCAATCTTGGCCGCTTCGTCGCCGATGCGCTCCAGGTCGGTGATGACCTTGATCGTGGCCATGACCGTGCGCAGGTCGTTGGCGGTCGGCTGGCGCCGCACGATCAGGTGGCTGCAGGCGTCGTCGAGCGCCACTTCCAGCTGGTTGACTTCGTCGTCTTCCGCGATCACGCGGTCGGCGCGCTCCAGGTTGCCGATGCGAAAACAGGTCATCGCGTCGAGGAACTGGGTCTCGACGATGCCGCCCATCAGCAACACCTTGGAGCGGATGGTTTCAAGTTCGTGGTCGTACTGCTTGGATGAATGCTCGCCTATCATTGCTGCTCTCCGTAATTAGAATTGTCGTGGCTCAGCCAAAGCGTCCGGTAATGTAATCCTGCGTTTCCTTGCGGGCGGGATTCATGAAAATCTGGTCGGTCTCGCCGAACTCGACCAGCTCGCCCAGGTACATATAGGCGGTGTAGTCCGAGCAACGCGCGGCTTGCTGCATGTTGTGGGTCACGATGGTGATCGTGTAATCTTGCTTGAGTTCGCTGATCAGCTCTTCCACTTTCGCAGTCGAGATCGGGTCCAGCGCCGAGGTCGGCTCGTCGAGCAGCAGCACGTCCGGTTTCACCGCCACGCCGCGCGCGATGCACAGGCGCTGCTGCTGGCCGCCCGACAGCGACAGGCCGCTCTTGGTCAGCTTGTCCTTCACTTCGCCCCACAGCGCGGCTTTTTTCAGCGCCCATTCGACGCGCTCATCCATCTCGCCCTTGGACAGGTCTTCGTACAGGCGCACGCCGAAGGCGATGTTGTCGTAGATCGACATCGGAAACGGGGTCGGCTTCTGGAACACCATGCCGACCTTGGCGCGCAGCATGTTCACATCCTGGCCCGGATCGAGGATGTTCTTGCCGCGGTACATGATCGACCCCTCGGCGCGCTGGCCGGGGTACAGGTCGTACATGCGGTTCAGGGTGCGCAGCAGGGTCGACTTGCCGCAGCCGGACGGGCCGATGAAGGCCGTGACCTGTTTTTCGAAAATGTCGAGGCTGACATTGGTCAGGCTTTGCGTTTTGCCGTAAAAGAAGTTCAGGCCGGAAATCTCGATCGTCTTGTTCTTTGGCGTTACAGTAGGAATCGGTGTAGGCATAGGGCTCATAAGATGGATCGGTCGATTATTTCGTGGTTTTCTGGCTGAACATGGTACGCGACACAATGTTCAATAACAACACGCTGAAGGTCAGCAGCAGGGCCGCGGCCCAGGCCAGGTTGATCCAGTTGTCGGAGGTGCTCATGGCGAACTGATTGATGACCACCGGCAGGTTGGCGATCGGCGCGTTCATGTCGGAACTGAAGAACTGGTTGTTCAGGGCCGTGTACAGCAGCGGTGCGGTTTCGCCGGTAATGCGGGCCACCGCCAGCAGCACGCCGGTGACCACGCCCGATTTCACAGCGCGCAGGCGCACCGTGGTGGCCACTTTCCAGCGTGGCGCGCCCAGGGCGAAGGCAG of the Massilia violaceinigra genome contains:
- the carA gene encoding glutamine-hydrolyzing carbamoyl-phosphate synthase small subunit, translating into MPPFFSGPAVPAILALADGTIFKGFSIGAAGHTTGEVVFNTAMTGYQEILTDPSYSRQLVTLTYPHIGNTGVNPEDVEASKVHAAGLIIRDLPLLASNFRSTQSLSDYLKAENIVAISGIDTRKLTRLLREKGAQGGAILVGTQGNEPSQVQALELARSFPGLAGMDLAKVVSTTSAYEFLETEWKLGVGYGKLADPKFHVVAFDYGVKRNILRMLTERGCKVTVLPAQASAADALALNPDGIFLANGPGDPEPCDYAIAASRELIERGIPTFGICLGHQIMALASGARTLKMKFGHHGANHPVQDLDSRKVMITSQNHGFAVDAQTLPANCRVTHVSLFDGSLQGFARTDKPAFCFQGHPEASPGPNDVAYLFDRFISLMQAAEKN
- a CDS encoding nuclear transport factor 2 family protein, giving the protein MSATENRPPLPPFTHDAATRKVRLAEDGWNSRDPARVALAYTADSRWRNRAEFVTGREAIVGLLTRKWVRELDYRLIKELWAFGGNRIAVRFAYEWRDDAGNWFRSYGNENWEFDQQGLMALRHASINDLPIGERERQFHWPLGRRPDDHPGLSELGL
- a CDS encoding heme-binding protein; this translates as MPSKPYLNFADVTKIAAAAQAEAIANNWAVTIAIVDDGGHLLSLQRLDGAAPLSSHIAPAKAKTAALGRRESKVYEDIINNGRTAFLTVPFVEGMLEGGVPVIVDGHVIGAVGVSGVKSDQDAQIAKAGIAALA
- a CDS encoding patatin-like phospholipase family protein produces the protein MFTKRRTLIALAVLLAGCGSNPTPPAAKPAAVLQPAAAALPKKIRIGLALGGGAARGFAHIGVIKALEAQGIYPEIVVGTSAGSVVGAMYAAGNDGFALQKTAMEMDEAEISDWAMPLFGKSSGVLKGEALQNYVNKAVKNVPIEKLKIPFGAVATDLNNGQPILFRRGNTGQAVRASSSVPSVFQPVRIGDRSYVDGGLVAPVPVRFVREMGADFIIAVNISSQTDAQAAVSSLEVLMQTFAIMGQRLNHYELKDADIVISPALAKMGSNDFAGRNRAIMAGEQAAAAMMPQIKAKLKARQQS
- the phoR gene encoding phosphate regulon sensor histidine kinase PhoR, which produces MNPKLLFWIPALLRMCFILLGAGVFWWLFGLVYGLAVAFLSVFILLFIQLSYLHQLGDWLDDPHSAKLPDGWGSWTNIFSRLYRLRRDDERNQAELTEWLARFRQAMHLLPDGVAIMDDVLFLEWCNPAAERHLGLTLERDKGMRVTNLIRHPDFIDYIILGRYDNPLTLSFRDRKLICQIIPFENRRQILVTHDATETQRIEEMRRDFIANASHELRTPLTVIVGFLEIASSEMNLDAETRMSHLKLMTEQGHRMQRLIEDMLTLSRLESMDYPLRSEPVDIAALMEQIVQEARALSGGKHQITSSVNGPGISGNPEELRSAFGNLASNAVRYTPPGGTVHLAWQMGPNGPQFVATDTGIGIDQIHIARLTERFYRVDKSRSRETQGTGLGLAIVKHVLLRHGGNLTIKSEAGKGSSFIVSLPAA
- a CDS encoding response regulator → MASDKTTVLIVEDEPAIVELVTFSLREAGWNVCSVQNVADAWEFMQQRIPHLILLDWMLPDQTGLRMLSRMRSDRNFQDIPVIMLTAKSMEEDKIAGLNNGADDYVTKPFSPRELLARAKALLRRKSPEHDQAVMSAGPVTLDPVSCTVSIDSQKIDMGHAEFKLLKFLLAHPERVFSRSQLLDKVWGDHVVIEERTVDVHVLRLRKALKESEKLIKTVRSVGYMLSEK
- the phoU gene encoding phosphate signaling complex protein PhoU translates to MIGEHSSKQYDHELETIRSKVLLMGGIVETQFLDAMTCFRIGNLERADRVIAEDDEVNQLEVALDDACSHLIVRRQPTANDLRTVMATIKVITDLERIGDEAAKIARTSKNLHGRGAVGVNHYEMVRTIATATSDMLHDALDAFARLDGKQALQLIAQDAVIDHEFRSIMRNLITFMMEDPRTISSALDTLWVAKAIERIGDHAKNIAEYVIYVVEGKDIRHSKQAHSIPDNPLP
- the pstB gene encoding phosphate ABC transporter ATP-binding protein PstB, with translation MPTPIPTVTPKNKTIEISGLNFFYGKTQSLTNVSLDIFEKQVTAFIGPSGCGKSTLLRTLNRMYDLYPGQRAEGSIMYRGKNILDPGQDVNMLRAKVGMVFQKPTPFPMSIYDNIAFGVRLYEDLSKGEMDERVEWALKKAALWGEVKDKLTKSGLSLSGGQQQRLCIARGVAVKPDVLLLDEPTSALDPISTAKVEELISELKQDYTITIVTHNMQQAARCSDYTAYMYLGELVEFGETDQIFMNPARKETQDYITGRFG